One window of the Lactococcus lactis genome contains the following:
- the tgt gene encoding tRNA guanosine(34) transglycosylase Tgt: MTEHAIKYRLIKKEKHTGARLGEIITPHGTFPTPMFMPVGTQATVKTMSPEELKTLGSGIILSNTYHLWLRPGDELVAEAGGLHKFMNWDQPILTDSGGFQVYSLVQNKKNITEEGVKFKSHLDGRELFLNPEKAISIQNNLGSDIMMSFDECPPFYQPYDYVKASVERTSRWAERGLNTHRRPNDQGLFGIVQGAGFEDLRRQSARDLTSMDFAGYSIGGLAVGESHKEMNAVLDFTTPMLPEDKPRYLMGVGAPDSLIDGVIRGVDMFDCVLPTRIARNGTLMTHFGRVNIRNAKYEHDFTPLDPMCDCNTCTNYTRAYLRHLIKADETFGLRLCSYHNLHFLVNLMKDVRGAIMDDNLLEFREDFCKRYGYNQPNAKDF; the protein is encoded by the coding sequence ATGACAGAACACGCAATAAAATACAGATTAATAAAAAAAGAAAAACATACAGGAGCAAGATTAGGAGAAATCATCACACCACATGGTACCTTCCCAACTCCAATGTTTATGCCCGTAGGTACTCAAGCTACCGTTAAAACAATGAGCCCAGAAGAACTCAAAACATTAGGCTCAGGGATTATTCTCTCAAACACTTACCACCTCTGGTTACGCCCCGGAGATGAACTTGTTGCTGAAGCTGGCGGTCTTCACAAATTTATGAATTGGGACCAACCTATCCTGACTGATAGTGGTGGTTTCCAGGTTTACAGCCTAGTTCAAAACAAAAAAAATATCACAGAAGAAGGCGTTAAGTTCAAGAGCCATTTGGACGGACGTGAACTTTTTCTTAACCCCGAAAAAGCAATAAGCATTCAAAATAATCTTGGCTCTGACATCATGATGTCCTTTGACGAATGTCCACCTTTCTATCAACCCTATGACTATGTCAAAGCCTCTGTTGAAAGAACTTCCCGTTGGGCTGAGCGCGGTCTCAATACTCATCGTCGTCCAAATGACCAAGGACTTTTCGGAATTGTTCAAGGAGCTGGTTTTGAAGATTTACGTCGTCAATCAGCTAGAGACTTGACTTCAATGGATTTCGCTGGTTATTCTATCGGTGGTCTTGCCGTTGGTGAATCTCATAAAGAAATGAATGCTGTCCTTGACTTTACAACACCAATGCTTCCAGAAGACAAACCCCGCTATTTAATGGGTGTTGGTGCACCAGACAGCTTGATTGATGGAGTTATCCGTGGAGTTGATATGTTTGACTGCGTTCTTCCTACACGAATTGCTCGTAATGGAACTCTAATGACTCATTTCGGTCGAGTTAACATTCGTAATGCTAAATACGAACACGATTTTACTCCACTTGACCCAATGTGCGATTGCAACACATGCACTAACTATACACGCGCCTACCTTCGTCATTTAATTAAAGCCGATGAAACTTTTGGCCTTCGTCTTTGTTCATACCACAATCTTCACTTCCTTGTTAATTTAATGAAAGACGTTCGCGGGGCCATTATGGATGACAACCTTCTGGAATTCCGAGAAGATTTCTGTAAGCGTTACGGCTACAATCAACCCAATGCCAAAGACTTCTAG
- a CDS encoding DUF975 family protein, translated as MSRWELKNQAKGALKDNFGSKMLLFIIPIIAGILGGGNGVKQSMDYNTSNFDSIPGSVWMVISFATLLIAILMIVVALFVSVVTVGAIFNYIKIFRGERNNPQFKNVFGPFYDGSAGKIILLSIVKGVIFVALMFIPVIGWAFAIYLGLGWSQATYVLFDQLEEGRYSGVMGVLSESATMMKGLRGNYFIFKLSFFWWYVLYGISGGLAGFWTTPYLNMASIAYYENIGK; from the coding sequence ATGTCAAGATGGGAATTGAAAAATCAAGCCAAAGGAGCTTTAAAAGATAATTTTGGTTCAAAAATGTTACTCTTTATTATTCCAATTATTGCGGGGATCTTAGGTGGAGGAAATGGTGTAAAGCAGTCCATGGACTACAATACTTCTAATTTTGATAGTATTCCAGGTAGTGTTTGGATGGTGATTAGCTTTGCGACTTTGCTTATTGCTATTTTAATGATTGTTGTAGCCTTGTTTGTTTCAGTTGTAACAGTTGGGGCAATTTTTAACTATATCAAAATTTTCCGTGGTGAACGAAATAATCCACAATTTAAAAATGTTTTTGGGCCTTTCTATGATGGTTCAGCTGGCAAAATTATTCTTTTAAGTATTGTCAAAGGGGTGATTTTTGTTGCCTTGATGTTTATCCCAGTGATTGGTTGGGCATTTGCAATTTATTTGGGACTTGGTTGGTCACAAGCAACTTATGTTTTGTTTGATCAGTTAGAAGAAGGACGTTACAGCGGTGTTATGGGCGTTCTTAGCGAATCAGCAACAATGATGAAAGGTTTGCGTGGAAATTACTTCATTTTCAAATTGAGTTTCTTCTGGTGGTATGTTCTTTATGGTATCTCAGGTGGTTTAGCAGGATTCTGGACTACTCCTTACCTCAACATGGCTTCAATTGCTTATTACGAAAATATTGGTAAATAA